A DNA window from Trichosurus vulpecula isolate mTriVul1 chromosome 2, mTriVul1.pri, whole genome shotgun sequence contains the following coding sequences:
- the COL8A2 gene encoding collagen alpha-2(VIII) chain, with translation MPPGPSPPSLLLLLLLLVTGLWAAAGGGAGGGGYAQVKYVQPMVKGPAGPPFREGKGQYLELPPPMLPMDLKGEPGPPGKPGPRGPPGPPGYPGKPGTGKPGLHGQPGPAGPPGFSRMGKPGVPGVPGKVGSKGEPGPKGEPGLRGDQGLRGLPGPPGLPGPSGIAVTGKPGPQGALGPQGFRGEPGPRGEPGPRGERGLKGDNGVGTPGQPGVPGNGGPPGPPGPPGPMGLGKPGLDGLPGAPGDKGATGAPGGPGQTGEPGALGPRGPPGLDGIGVPGAIGVPGPQGPVGAKGEPGIRGLPGLPGPTGYGKPGIPGLKGERGPAGIPGGLGDTGEPGEDGEPGEPGPQGLMGPPGLPGSMGLPGRHGLPGAKGEAGPSGPPGVPGIRGDQGPSGIVGKPGIVGERGLPGAQGPPGPSGPKGEPGIIGLPGGPGAAGGLGQKGEVGLPGQPGLRGPSGIPGLQGPSGPIGPQGLPGLKGEPGLQGPPGEGRVGEPGLAGPTGPPGIPGNPGLNGPPGPPGPPGPPGPPGGLDEMGIAGLHLPNGGVEGAVLGNGRGAKPQSGLGELSVGVAPAFTAVLTSPFPASGMPVKFDRTLYNGHSGYNPATGIFTCPIGGVYYFAYHVHVKGTSVWVALYKNNVPATYTYDEYKKGYLDQASGGAVLELRTNDQVWVQMPSDQANGLYSTEYIHSSFSGFLLCPT, from the exons ATGCCTCCGGGGCCCTCGCCCCcttctctgctgctgctgctgttgctgctggtgACCGGGCTGTGGGCGGCAGCTGGAGGAGGGGCTGGTGGGGGAGGCTACGCGCAAGTGAAGTACGTGCAGCCCATGGTCAAAGGACCAGCCGGGCCCCCCTTCCGGGAGGGCAAGGGCCAATATCTGG AATTGCCACCACCAATGCTGCCAATGGACCTGAAAGGGGAACCTGGACCACCTGGAAAGCCCGGCCCCCGGGGCCCTCCAGGACCTCCTGGTTACCCGGGAAAGCCAGGTACAGGCAAGCCAGGTCTGCATGGTCAGCCAGGCCCCGCTGGCCCCCCAGGCTTCTCTAGGATGGGTAAGCCAGGTGTCCCAGGTGTCCCAGGCAAAGTGGGCAGCAAGGGTGAACCAGGTCCCAAGGGTGAGCCAGGTCTTCGGGGAGACCAGGGCCTTCGAGGACTGCCAGGGCCCCCTGGACTTCCAGGCCCATCAGGCATTGCTGTCACTGGCAAACCAGGTCCACAGGGTGCTCTGGGTCCACAAGGCTTTAGGGGAGAACCAGGCCCCAGAGGAGAGCCAGGACCTCGAGGGGAAAGAGGCCTCAAGGGTGATAATGGGGTGGGCACACCAGGCCAGCCAGGTGTCCCAGGCAATGGAGGTCCCCCTGGCCCTCCAGGACCTCCAGGTCCCATGGGCTTGGGCAAACCTGGCCTGGATGGGCTTCCAGGTGCCCCAGGAGACAAGGGAGCCACTGGGGCCCCTGGGGGACCTGGACAAACTGGGGAACCAGGGGCACTGGGCCCAAGGGGTCCCCCAGGACTAGATGGCATTGGGGTACCTGGGGCAATAGGTGTGCCTGGGCCCCAGGGGCCTGTAGGTGCAAAAGGAGAACCTGGGATCAGGGGCCTTCCTGGCCTGCCAGGCCCTACAGGCTATGGGAAGCCAGGGATCCCAGGCCTCAAAGGGGAAAGGGGCCCAGCAGGCATCCCAGGAGGGCTGGGTGATACAGGTGAGCCAGGAGAGGATGGTGAGCCAGGTGAACCAGGACCTCAAGGTCTTATGGGCCCTCCTGGCCTGCCTGGGTCCATGGGACTACCAGGGAGGCATGGGCTACCTGGGGCCAAGGGGGAGGCAGGGCCAAGTGGGCCTCCAGGGGTGCCTGGGATCCGAGGAGACCAGGGGCCAAGTGGTATTGTGGGAAAGCCCGGGATTGTTGGAGAGAGGGGATTACCTGGGGCACAGGGACCACCAGGGCCAAGTGGGCCCAAGGGAGAACCAGGTATCATTGGGCTTCCTGGGGGACCAGGTGCAGCAGGAGGGCTAGGACAGAAAGGAGAGGTAGGCCTTCCAGGCCAGCCTGGCCTGAGGGGACCCTCAGGGATTCCTGGGCTTCAGGGCCCATCAGGTCCCATAGGGCCTCAGGGTCTTCCAGGCCTAAAAGGAGAGCCAGGCCTCCAAGGTCCCCCAGGGGAAGGAAGGGTGGGTGAGCCAGGATTAGCTGGACCTACAGGCCCCCCTGGCATCCCTGGCAACCCAGGACTTAATGGCCCCCCAGGGCCTCCAGGACCCCCTGGTCCGCCTGGGCCCCCAGGGGGGTTAGATGAGATGGGCATTGCAGGTCTACATTTGCCCAATGGTGGGGTTGAGGGGGCAGTGCTAGGTAATGGCAGAGGGGCCAAACCCCAGTCTGGTCTTGGGGAACTCTCAGTCGGAGTTGCCCCAGCTTTCACTGCTGTGCTCACCTCACCCTTCCCGGCTTCGGGGATGCCAGTCAAGTTTGACCGGACGCTGTACAACGGCCACAGCGGTTACAACCCTGCCACAGGCATCTTCACCTGCCCCATTGGTGGTGTCTATTACTTTGCTTACCATGTGCATGTCAAGGGCACCAGTGTGTGGGTAGCTCTCTATAAGAACAATGTCCCTGCCACCTACACTTACGATGAGTACAAGAAAGGCTATCTGGACCAGGCATCAGGTGGAGCTGTGCTTGAGCTTCGCACCAATGACCAGGTCTGGGTGCAGATGCCCTCAGACCAAGCCAACGGCCTCTACTCTACCGAGTACATCCACTCGTCCTTCTCCGGCTTCCTGCTCTGCCCCACATAA